The Macrobrachium nipponense isolate FS-2020 chromosome 1, ASM1510439v2, whole genome shotgun sequence genome includes a window with the following:
- the LOC135220326 gene encoding uncharacterized protein LOC135220326, whose product MAIVSILPLVLAASSAFLASGVSATAVDESVCIVVQCIRAPCPPIPRVIEEIPGCRNFCDIPGQPGEYFCCDEDRGPGSRQGTCPKTNILPDETSVLCYEPKTILCQSDRNCGPGQKCCYTANTQHRICRKVAYGVN is encoded by the exons ATGGCCATCGTTTCCATCCTTCCGTTGGTTTTGGCGGCGTCCTCGGCATTCCTTGCAAGTGGCGTCTCTGCCACTGCGGTAGATGAGTCCGTCTGCATTGTCGTCCAGTGCATTAGAGCTCCGTGTCCTCCCATACCTCGAGTTATCGAAGAGATTCCAGGGTGCCGCAACTTCTGCGACATACCTGGGCAACCTGGAGAGTACTTCTGCTGCGACGAGGATCGAGGTCCAG GAAGTCGACAGGGAACTTGCCCAAAAACAAACATCCTACCAGACGAAACCTCTGTGCTATGCTATGAACCAAAGACAATCTTATGCCAAAGTGACCGTAACTGTGGGCCTGGCCAGAAATGCTGTTACACAGCCAATACGCAACATCGCATCTGTCGCAAAGTGGCCTATGGTGTCAACTGA